In the genome of Raphanus sativus cultivar WK10039 chromosome 4, ASM80110v3, whole genome shotgun sequence, one region contains:
- the LOC130510990 gene encoding protein STRICTOSIDINE SYNTHASE-LIKE 8-like yields the protein MPISQRVLKQAAVAPVVVAILCYFFWSSLIASDRLKGTKDVLKLAKTIPLPGDGPESLEFDSQGEGPYVGVTDGRILKWRGEELGWVEFAYSSPHRDNCSRHKVVPSCGRPLGLSFHKKTGDLYICDGYFGVMKVGPKGGLAEVVVDEAEGRKVMFANQMDIDEEEEVFYFNDSSDKYHFEQVFYVYMSGEKTGRVIRYDMKKKEATVIMDKLHLPNGLALSKDGSFVLTCEGGTNIIHRIWVKGPKAGTNEVFAKVPGPADNIRRTPTGDFWVALHSKDSLFTRVFLTHSLVGKFFIKMLKMETAVHLVNGGKPHGIVMKLSGETGEVLEILEDSEGKTMKYVSEAYETKDGKLWFGSVFWPAVWVLDKSVYGLK from the exons ATGCCGATTAGCCAGAGAGTTTTGAAGCAGGCTGCAGTCGCTCCGGTTGTCGTAGCCATCCTTTGCTATTTCTTCTGGTCATCGCTCATCGCGTCAGACCGCCTAAAGGGCACCAAAGATGTCCTCAAACTGGCTAAGACCATCCCTCTCCCGGGCGATGGGCCAGAGAGCTTAGAATTTGATTCACAAGGTGAAGGCCCTTACGTTGGCGTCACTGACGGTCGTATTCTCAAATGGCGCGGTGAAGAGCTAGGCTGGGTCGAGTTCGCCTACTCTTCTCCTCACAG AGATAATTGTTCGAGGCATAAAGTAGTTCCAAGTTGTGGGAGGCCATTGGGACTTAGCTTCCATAAGAAAACAGGAGATCTGTACATTTGTGATGGTTACTTTGGGGTCATGAAGGTCGGACCAAAGGGAGGCTTGGCCGAGGTAGTTGTTGATGAAGCCGAAGGTCGCAAAGTCATGTTTGCGAACCAAATGGATATAGACGAAGAGGAAGAGGTCTTCTACTTCAATGATAGTAGCGATAAATACCACTTCGA GCAAGTGTTCTACGTGTATATGTCCGGGGAGAAGACGGGAAGAGTAATTAGATACgatatgaagaagaaagaggcCACAGTTATAATGGACAAACTTCATCTACCTAATGGTTTAGCTCTAAGCAAGGACGGATCGTTTGTACTCACCTGCGAAGGTGGTACAAATATTATCCATAGAATATGGGTCAAGGGTCCCAAAGCCGGAACCAACGAGGTTTTCGCCAAGGTCCCAGGTCCTGCGGACAATATCAGGCGCACTCCTACCGGAGATTTTTGGGTTGCATTGCATTCTAAAGACAGTTTGTTCACTCGTGTGTTTCTCACTCACTCTTTGGTTGGGAAGTTTTTCATCAAAATGCTGAAGATGGAGACTGCGGTTCATCTCGTTAATGGAGGGAAACCTCATGGAATTGTCATGAAACTCTCTGGAGAGACAGGAGAGGTTCTTGAGATACTTGAGGACAGTGAAGGGAAGACGATGAAGTATGTTAGTGAAGCTTATGAGACAAAAGATGGCAAGTTATGGTTTGGGTCTGTGTTTTGGCCGGCAGTTTGGGTGCTTGATAAATCTGTTTACGGTCTCAAATGA